A window of Melopsittacus undulatus isolate bMelUnd1 chromosome 2, bMelUnd1.mat.Z, whole genome shotgun sequence contains these coding sequences:
- the LOC117438977 gene encoding WD repeat-containing protein 73-like encodes MERMDEWLVLSLSQYEDLHAFQLQAPTRLLEWAPGNRVFVAGYGDTGKNEILQLLPPPPIREVVTKSLFPEREFKLECGGFSDRPIYSLKCVPGTSLLVTSGPPDSSLQLWKVSAEDSNVIKPVSAIPTENGHPWARIATTAARAQWVLHGSTLDSVHITEVESRKNIYVAAPSSSEELSGLAFLDCNTLLLCCANGQLYLGDVRQPEAPLEAVSVPWELGDERWCMGVRQTAPGSASSSHPIACLSNRGHITLTDVRKPSEHLASAKCSVPSPSPNAEFLCVSWAPALEGCLAISGFDGAVHVYDTGSWDSSSSPAQPTFVHKGHMFGEEDSNGEPPLLTAHTWHPQKPRTLLSAASDGTLHIWDWVQPKGTRG; translated from the exons ATGGAGAGGATGGATGAGTGGCTGGTGCTGTCGCTGAGCCA GTACGAGGACCTGCACGCCTTCCAGCTCCAGGCGCCCACCCGCTTACTCGAATGGGCTCCGGGGAACC GTGTGTTCGTGGCCGGGTATGGTGATACCGGTAAGAACGAGATCCTacagctgctgccgccgccacCGATACGGGAGGTGGTGACCAag AGCCTGTTTCCAGAGAGAGAATTCAAGCTGGAATGTGGTGGATTTTCCGACCGCCCCATATACAGCCTGAAGTGTGTGCCTGGCACCAG CTTACTGGTGACCAGTGGCCCACCAGACAGCTCCCTCCAGCTCTGGAAGGTGTCAGCAGAGGACTCAA ATGTTATTAAACCTGTAAGTGCCATACCTACAGAAAATGGGCATCCTTGGGCTAGAATTGCAACCACAGCAGCCAGAGCCCAGTGGGTCCTGCATGGATCAACCCTTGACAGTGTCCACATTACAGAGGTGGAATCGAGGAAGAATATCTACGTGGCAG CccccagcagcagtgaggagctCAGTGGCCTGGCCTTCCTGGACTGCAACACCTTGCTCCTGTGCTGTGCCAATGGGCAGCTGTACCTGGGTGACGTTCGACAGCCGGAGGCTCCCTTGGAGGCTGTGTCTGTGCCCTGGGAGCTGGGTGACGAGCGGTGGTGCATGGGAGTCAGGCAGACAGCTCCAGGCTCTGCATCAAGCTCCCATCCCATAGCTTGCCTCTCCAACAGAGGCCACATCACTCTCACAGATGTAAGGAAACCCTCGGAGCATTTGGCCTCAGCAAAGTGCAGCGTTCCCTCACCCAGCCCTAATGCAGAATtcctgtgtgtgtcctgggcTCCTGCTCTGGAAGGCTGCCTTGCCATTTCAG GTTTCGATGGGGCTGTGCACGTGTATGACACTGGGAGCTGggacagctcctccagcccagcaCAACCAACCTTTGTCCACAAAGGCCACATGTTTGGTGAAGAGGACAGCAATGGAGAGCCCCCCCTGCTCACAGCTCACACGTGGCACCCACAGAAACCAAGAACATTGCTGTCAGCAGCCAGCGATGGTACCCTGCACATCTGGGACTGGGTTCAGCCCAAAGGGACGCGTGGGTAG